The Nitrospira sp. genome window below encodes:
- a CDS encoding PHP domain-containing protein: MSRLDLHLHTTHSDGSCTPAEVIGLAHQAGVTTLAITDHDTTSGIPEAIAAGEQYGIEIIPGVEISSLMGSSELHILGYFFDWQDNALNQRFKSLRDSRHHRNPQIIERLRSLGIDITYDEVRALAGSDSVGRPHIARALMNKGVVTSAKEAFDRFLGDRKAAYVPRELPSPADAIRWIKEAHGLAVLAHPTWVKLTDQPLTELVRRLKADGLDGVEVYYSTHAARQTREYLSLAQQLGLLVTGGSDFHGLTKPDIEVGIGKGSLHIPTTLLPKMKEKVAHG, encoded by the coding sequence ATGAGCCGTTTAGACCTCCATCTCCACACCACCCACTCTGATGGAAGCTGCACCCCAGCGGAGGTGATCGGACTGGCACACCAGGCTGGAGTCACCACCCTGGCGATTACCGATCATGACACCACGAGCGGCATTCCAGAAGCCATCGCAGCGGGTGAACAATATGGGATCGAGATCATTCCGGGAGTGGAGATTAGCTCGCTCATGGGAAGCTCCGAGCTCCATATTCTTGGATACTTTTTCGATTGGCAGGACAACGCCTTGAACCAACGATTCAAGAGTTTGCGAGATAGTCGCCACCATCGCAATCCACAGATCATCGAGCGGTTACGGAGTCTGGGCATCGATATCACCTACGATGAAGTCCGCGCACTCGCAGGCAGTGACTCGGTCGGTAGACCGCATATTGCCAGGGCCCTCATGAACAAGGGAGTCGTCACCTCGGCCAAAGAGGCGTTCGACCGGTTTCTTGGCGACCGTAAAGCCGCGTACGTTCCTCGCGAACTCCCGAGCCCAGCCGACGCCATTCGCTGGATCAAGGAAGCCCATGGACTCGCCGTCCTGGCCCATCCGACGTGGGTGAAACTAACGGATCAGCCGCTTACTGAATTGGTTCGCCGGCTCAAAGCGGACGGACTCGATGGCGTGGAAGTCTACTACAGCACCCACGCGGCGCGGCAGACTCGAGAGTATCTCAGCCTTGCTCAACAACTTGGTCTCCTGGTCACCGGTGGAAGCGATTTTCACGGTCTCACCAAACCCGACATTGAAGTCGGCATCGGCAAGGGGTCGCTCCATATCCCCACTACGCTGCTTCCAAAAATGAAGGAGAAGGTCGCTCACGGGTGA
- the folB gene encoding dihydroneopterin aldolase: MALRLTGPKTIFDNASVVSQIVIEQLEFRGRCGVTPDERARPQPLAVDLELDCQFESAGRSDDLRHTVDYAMVAERVVELGTSHESRLLETLAERFVATLFDEFRVDRIKLWLRKLHPPIPQVTRSMGITVERTRLAQRLIGAEPRPASFLIQQLPRLPTTGKVLDVAAGAGRHTLCLASLGYQVEAVDRDSHALTQLSSAAHARNLTEITTRTVDLEPLPPQKPNLGQSAYDVILVFFYLTRPLFPHIIDALKPGGLLLYETFLIDNHLRYQHPRRHEFCLLHNELIRLISDLRVLYYNEGPHNADQDAKSVYTAQLVAQKPLSTGPLT; the protein is encoded by the coding sequence ATGGCACTTCGCTTGACAGGCCCAAAGACGATCTTCGACAATGCCTCCGTGGTCAGTCAGATCGTCATCGAACAACTGGAGTTTCGCGGTCGCTGCGGCGTGACGCCTGATGAACGAGCGCGGCCACAGCCGTTGGCGGTCGATCTGGAACTTGATTGTCAGTTCGAGTCTGCTGGACGATCGGACGACCTGCGACATACGGTCGACTACGCCATGGTCGCAGAACGAGTGGTCGAGCTGGGAACGAGCCACGAGTCTCGACTACTGGAAACGCTAGCCGAGCGTTTCGTGGCCACGCTCTTTGATGAATTTCGTGTGGATCGGATCAAGCTCTGGTTGAGGAAACTCCACCCTCCTATTCCCCAAGTCACCAGATCGATGGGTATTACCGTGGAGCGCACCAGGCTTGCACAGCGATTGATCGGAGCGGAGCCTCGCCCAGCCAGCTTTCTTATCCAACAGCTTCCTCGTCTTCCTACGACAGGCAAAGTCCTCGATGTCGCAGCCGGTGCAGGGCGACATACACTATGCTTGGCTTCATTGGGCTACCAAGTTGAGGCCGTGGACCGAGACAGCCACGCCCTCACACAACTGTCTTCAGCCGCTCATGCGCGAAACCTCACAGAGATCACAACACGAACGGTCGATCTGGAACCGCTTCCGCCGCAGAAACCGAATCTCGGGCAAAGCGCCTACGATGTCATTCTCGTCTTCTTTTACCTGACTCGTCCACTTTTCCCCCACATCATCGATGCACTGAAGCCCGGTGGTCTCTTGCTATACGAAACCTTCCTGATCGATAATCACCTCCGATATCAGCATCCGAGACGCCATGAATTCTGCCTTCTGCACAATGAGCTCATCAGACTCATATCTGATCTTCGCGTTCTTTATTACAATGAAGGACCGCACAACGCTGATCAGGATGCAAAATCGGTCTACACCGCACAGCTTGTCGCGCAGAAGCCGCTATCCACTGGACCGTTGACATGA
- a CDS encoding HD domain-containing protein produces MNTPKAPSLQPPSKTDTLQPILTHEKSLSQKIGQGSEADDILGQQLVMLGFQLITQLNTLIKTSKIHGRANAALDKPVEAMLTLIETLAHDQPITVWLQDDFLFLGKQHLKVTSQQMLVVSSIIDFLRKWRIGGLTFSPSTSSKDIREFAHVFVSLDSTTKSIDDFRAELKTLGVTTIEINDPRQLNLREDLAGDGNSKLRHKARSKAAYGKASDAVGNLTHSVREGKGLSFKHAKRAIQDIVDLMMQDEPVLLGLTTLRCHDQYTHNHSVNVALLSIALANRAGYPKVELANLGLAALFHDMGKSNIPLEVLNKPGEFTEDEWTAMRNHPVEGVLSLTQLRGITNLPARMAAASFEHHMNLDYSGYPKLKTPWKLSLTGRILTIADCYDAMTSSRVYRREPMSPSKVLSIMSGKSGKSFDSTLLKLFVNCVGIIPIGSLVVLDSEEFAVVLQPAADKTDSERPVVKVIADAQGNSVDNGRELDLTEKDDTGDYRHSIVRLIDNTEHKFDTSRYFV; encoded by the coding sequence GTGAACACACCGAAAGCACCATCGCTCCAGCCCCCATCGAAAACCGATACCCTCCAACCAATTCTCACACACGAAAAGTCTCTCTCTCAGAAGATCGGACAGGGCTCGGAGGCCGACGATATCCTTGGCCAACAGCTGGTGATGTTGGGCTTTCAGCTCATTACGCAGCTCAATACCCTGATCAAAACGTCGAAGATTCATGGCCGTGCCAATGCGGCCCTCGACAAGCCTGTCGAGGCGATGCTGACCCTTATCGAGACACTCGCTCATGATCAGCCGATCACGGTGTGGCTGCAGGATGATTTTCTATTCCTTGGCAAGCAGCATTTGAAGGTGACCTCGCAGCAAATGCTGGTGGTGTCGAGCATCATCGACTTTTTACGAAAGTGGAGAATCGGTGGCCTGACGTTTTCCCCATCGACCTCGTCCAAGGATATTCGCGAGTTTGCCCATGTCTTCGTCAGCCTTGACTCAACCACCAAATCGATCGATGACTTCAGGGCAGAACTCAAAACCCTCGGTGTCACGACCATCGAAATCAACGATCCCCGGCAACTGAATCTGAGGGAAGATCTGGCTGGCGACGGAAACTCCAAGTTGCGGCACAAAGCCCGGTCGAAAGCGGCCTATGGGAAGGCCTCCGACGCGGTCGGCAACCTGACTCACTCTGTTCGTGAGGGCAAGGGCCTCAGTTTCAAACATGCCAAACGGGCGATCCAAGATATCGTCGATTTGATGATGCAAGACGAGCCCGTCCTGTTGGGACTCACCACGCTCCGCTGTCATGATCAATACACCCATAATCATTCCGTCAACGTCGCACTCCTCTCGATCGCGCTTGCAAACAGAGCGGGATATCCCAAAGTCGAGTTGGCCAATCTCGGACTGGCTGCTCTGTTTCACGATATGGGAAAATCGAATATTCCTCTCGAAGTCCTCAACAAGCCAGGAGAGTTTACGGAAGATGAATGGACAGCCATGCGGAATCATCCCGTAGAAGGGGTTCTCAGCTTGACTCAGTTGCGGGGGATTACCAATCTCCCTGCCCGGATGGCCGCCGCATCGTTCGAACACCATATGAATCTGGACTATTCAGGATATCCCAAGCTCAAGACACCGTGGAAACTCTCGCTGACCGGTCGCATTCTGACGATTGCAGACTGCTACGACGCAATGACGTCCTCGCGGGTTTATCGCCGTGAACCGATGTCCCCCTCGAAAGTCTTGAGCATCATGTCCGGCAAGTCCGGAAAGAGTTTTGACTCGACCCTGCTCAAGCTTTTCGTCAATTGTGTGGGCATTATTCCTATCGGAAGCTTGGTCGTCCTCGATTCTGAAGAATTTGCCGTTGTGCTCCAACCGGCTGCCGACAAGACCGACAGCGAGCGCCCGGTGGTCAAGGTCATCGCCGATGCGCAAGGCAATTCCGTCGACAACGGACGAGAGCTCGATCTGACTGAGAAAGACGACACCGGTGACTACCGGCACAGCATCGTCCGGTTGATCGACAATACCGAGCACAAATTCGACACCAGCCGATATTTCGTGTAA
- a CDS encoding HEAT repeat domain-containing protein yields the protein MSTQLKSTQEMIAAAMSARAAEDPEIVSIKRVLKLLDKTAKSNRTYGSTNPVAQKFSQQLFDEISTHLSTYSRLSVLVQRNELLCKDCVVYEAEKEGGSENIAFKLYADGVRELALFQDLTREDLFFFLGALWGTSTSDEDDDDIVTRIWARNLSTITIVTAEDLSNSSANNDGFLRLDGSMSSSDSTLRELLDREMARKKRSGESADPKSGGSGNASSRFQSGLAGYEVTDEELEALAKEIEAESKQDNVMYIFDMLTAILASERSSALLTKLFSLWSNIVDSLLRQGEWTVLENVLGLLHESDAVRPDLSDEHKQQLTSVFNGLSRSERIKNIELYLNGTANANTEGLSTILLLMTPDAVPALCTLLASLESSNHQAIVAEVLGVLAKEQPEPLLKGLLDRRPIYVRNLLSILIKWDDPKLIEPIEKLMRHKDARIRKEVLRAIGLFRPSGNGSKLVTCLNDADEGVRIAAVKLLMSGQYTVPFDNWKPMIADDGFLDLPISERRAIFHAMRETCGDEAVPYWEGLMTEWVWTKRKKKEELAVLGAETLGKLATPTAIASLTVGAKKGNAAVRQACATALSQAQRQHRGNPSPGPPGRSIDS from the coding sequence ATGTCGACGCAGCTGAAGTCTACACAGGAGATGATCGCGGCCGCGATGTCTGCACGGGCGGCGGAAGACCCGGAAATCGTCTCCATCAAACGGGTCCTCAAATTATTAGACAAAACGGCAAAATCCAATCGGACCTACGGCTCGACCAACCCCGTCGCCCAAAAATTCTCCCAACAGCTCTTCGACGAGATCAGCACCCACCTGTCCACCTACTCGAGATTGTCCGTCCTGGTTCAACGGAACGAATTGCTCTGTAAAGACTGCGTCGTCTACGAAGCCGAAAAGGAGGGAGGAAGCGAGAACATCGCCTTCAAACTCTACGCCGATGGTGTTCGAGAACTGGCTCTCTTCCAAGATCTTACCCGCGAGGACTTATTTTTCTTTTTGGGTGCGCTGTGGGGGACCTCGACCTCAGACGAAGATGACGACGATATTGTCACACGCATCTGGGCTCGCAATCTCTCGACCATTACGATCGTGACGGCTGAAGATCTATCCAATTCATCAGCGAATAACGATGGTTTTCTTCGTCTCGATGGAAGTATGAGCTCGTCGGATTCGACGCTCCGCGAGTTGTTGGATCGAGAGATGGCTCGCAAGAAGCGATCCGGCGAGTCAGCCGATCCCAAGAGCGGAGGCAGCGGAAACGCCAGTAGTCGCTTTCAATCCGGACTTGCGGGCTACGAGGTCACGGACGAAGAGCTTGAGGCACTGGCCAAGGAGATTGAAGCAGAGAGCAAGCAAGATAACGTGATGTATATCTTCGACATGCTGACGGCTATTCTTGCTTCCGAACGCTCCTCCGCCCTACTCACAAAGCTGTTCTCGCTTTGGAGCAACATCGTCGACTCGCTCTTGCGTCAAGGAGAATGGACCGTTTTGGAGAACGTGTTGGGCTTGCTCCATGAATCGGACGCCGTCCGCCCGGACCTCAGCGATGAACACAAACAACAATTGACGTCGGTCTTCAACGGACTCAGCCGATCGGAACGGATTAAGAACATCGAGCTCTATCTCAACGGAACCGCCAATGCGAACACCGAAGGGCTGTCGACGATCTTGCTTTTAATGACACCCGATGCAGTTCCAGCCCTCTGCACGCTCTTGGCAAGCCTCGAATCATCGAATCACCAAGCCATCGTCGCGGAGGTGCTCGGTGTGTTGGCCAAGGAACAGCCTGAGCCGCTGCTGAAAGGCCTGCTCGACCGCCGACCGATATATGTTCGCAACCTCTTATCGATTCTCATCAAGTGGGATGACCCGAAGCTGATAGAACCGATTGAAAAGCTGATGCGGCACAAAGACGCACGAATCCGCAAGGAGGTTCTGCGAGCCATTGGACTCTTCCGTCCGAGCGGGAATGGTTCAAAACTCGTCACCTGTCTCAACGATGCGGATGAGGGTGTCAGGATTGCAGCCGTGAAGCTGCTCATGTCTGGACAATATACCGTGCCCTTCGACAACTGGAAACCGATGATCGCCGACGATGGTTTCCTGGATCTGCCGATCAGCGAACGCCGCGCTATTTTTCACGCCATGAGAGAAACGTGTGGTGATGAAGCCGTCCCCTATTGGGAAGGCCTCATGACCGAATGGGTCTGGACGAAACGGAAAAAGAAAGAGGAATTGGCGGTCTTAGGTGCAGAAACACTCGGAAAACTAGCGACGCCCACAGCCATCGCCTCCCTCACCGTCGGAGCGAAAAAAGGAAACGCCGCAGTGCGGCAAGCCTGTGCCACAGCCTTGTCGCAAGCCCAACGGCAACATCGCGGTAATCCTTCACCAGGGCCACCCGGTAGGAGCATCGACTCGTGA
- a CDS encoding thioredoxin family protein: MSTILQAVTDREFDRVVGGMMVPVLVEFWKPGCGHCQVLMRGLEQLQKECGDQVHVLTMDVDENFQIPAELEVVSLPALAFYRNGEFIKFIGGIGKKNEILKQIAEL, translated from the coding sequence ATGAGTACCATTCTTCAAGCTGTGACCGATCGAGAGTTTGATCGAGTGGTCGGGGGCATGATGGTCCCAGTCTTGGTTGAGTTCTGGAAGCCGGGGTGTGGCCATTGTCAGGTCTTGATGAGAGGACTGGAACAGTTACAGAAGGAATGCGGCGATCAGGTGCATGTGTTGACCATGGATGTCGATGAGAATTTTCAGATTCCTGCTGAGTTGGAAGTCGTGTCGCTCCCAGCCCTCGCGTTCTATCGAAACGGTGAATTTATAAAATTCATTGGGGGAATTGGGAAGAAGAACGAGATCCTGAAGCAGATAGCAGAATTGTGA
- the zwf gene encoding glucose-6-phosphate dehydrogenase, with amino-acid sequence MPSEVTPYGGDARIRIICRGLVRSHGAWPTTSQRIDISPAKETLPPVEPCTLVIFGGSGDLAKRRLIPAVYNLLLDGLLPSNYLVLGLGRTSMSDEEFRATVREGVVKHSRQALIDDTWNRFSEHLFYLSGENDDPQTYARLNARAEELEQKFKLPGNRIFYLSIPPSSFTAVCEGLAHSGLAGTPGARSPYTRIIVEKPVGRDLTSAKAINEVTGRVFDESQIFRIDHYLGKETVQNLMVVRFANSIFEPIWNHKYVDHVQITVSEAEGVGTRASYYEEAGALRDMIQNHLLQLLCLVAMEPPYSLDPDVVRNAKMEVLRCLRPITVKDVEKCTVRAQYTEGKVHDTPVPGYRREKGVKPDSTTETYVAVKCFVENWRWSGVPFYLRTGKALPLRASEVAVQFKEIPQILFNANAQNPQAPNVLALKIQPEEGLSFRIVSRVPGTRAQTHPVEMDFQYGEVFGRPSPEAYERLLLDVMAGDASRFMRRDAVEASWAWITQILEAWEKSGQRWLPEYQAGTWGPVEADRLIQNDGRTWRVL; translated from the coding sequence ATGCCTTCGGAGGTCACGCCGTACGGCGGTGACGCTCGAATCAGAATAATCTGCAGGGGACTTGTTCGATCACATGGCGCTTGGCCGACGACAAGTCAACGGATCGATATTAGCCCTGCAAAGGAAACCCTTCCTCCTGTGGAGCCTTGCACACTTGTCATTTTTGGAGGATCTGGAGACCTCGCCAAACGACGTCTCATTCCTGCCGTCTACAACCTCCTCCTCGACGGTCTCCTCCCTTCAAACTATCTGGTCTTGGGGCTAGGTCGAACCTCTATGAGCGACGAAGAGTTTCGCGCCACGGTCCGCGAAGGAGTCGTCAAGCATTCCAGGCAGGCTTTGATCGACGACACGTGGAACAGGTTTTCCGAACACCTGTTCTATCTGTCTGGGGAAAACGACGACCCTCAAACCTATGCGCGCCTTAACGCGCGAGCTGAAGAACTCGAGCAGAAATTCAAGCTCCCGGGCAATCGTATTTTCTATCTCAGTATTCCCCCCAGTTCGTTTACCGCCGTCTGCGAAGGCCTCGCCCACTCCGGTTTGGCAGGCACCCCAGGCGCTCGCTCCCCCTATACCCGCATCATCGTAGAGAAACCAGTCGGTCGGGACCTGACTAGTGCCAAAGCCATCAACGAGGTCACAGGCCGCGTCTTCGACGAATCACAGATTTTCCGGATCGATCACTACCTGGGGAAAGAAACCGTTCAAAACCTCATGGTCGTACGCTTTGCCAACAGCATTTTCGAGCCGATCTGGAACCACAAATATGTCGACCATGTCCAAATTACGGTGAGCGAAGCGGAAGGCGTCGGCACCAGAGCCAGCTATTACGAAGAAGCCGGTGCGTTACGCGACATGATTCAAAATCATTTGCTGCAGTTGCTCTGCCTCGTTGCAATGGAACCGCCCTACTCCCTCGATCCGGACGTCGTGCGAAACGCCAAGATGGAAGTGCTGCGCTGCTTGCGGCCCATTACAGTGAAAGATGTGGAGAAGTGCACCGTGCGCGCCCAGTACACGGAAGGGAAGGTCCACGACACACCGGTCCCCGGCTATCGACGTGAGAAAGGCGTCAAGCCCGATTCCACGACCGAGACCTACGTGGCCGTAAAATGTTTCGTAGAAAACTGGCGTTGGTCCGGAGTTCCCTTTTATTTGCGGACGGGGAAAGCGTTGCCGCTACGAGCTAGTGAGGTCGCCGTGCAATTTAAAGAGATCCCGCAGATCCTCTTCAATGCCAATGCACAAAATCCTCAAGCCCCGAACGTCCTAGCGTTGAAGATTCAGCCGGAAGAAGGGCTCTCGTTCCGCATCGTCTCTCGCGTGCCAGGAACCCGCGCTCAGACGCATCCGGTTGAAATGGATTTCCAGTACGGGGAGGTGTTCGGTCGACCATCACCAGAGGCGTACGAGCGCCTCTTGCTCGACGTGATGGCAGGAGACGCCTCCCGCTTCATGCGGCGTGACGCCGTCGAGGCCTCCTGGGCCTGGATCACCCAAATCCTCGAAGCCTGGGAAAAATCCGGCCAACGCTGGCTTCCCGAATATCAAGCCGGCACCTGGGGACCGGTCGAAGCCGACCGCCTCATCCAAAATGACGGCCGCACCTGGCGGGTGCTCTAG
- the gnd gene encoding decarboxylating 6-phosphogluconate dehydrogenase, protein MELGFVGLGKMGMNMVIRLRRDQHRLVVYDRSTELIQQGEGHGCVGSSSLADLVSKLSAPRAVWIMVPSGAPTEETVSSVAALLSPGDTIIDGGNTRFHDDVRRAAELKNKGLHYVDAGTSGGIWGLTIGYCLMIGGEESVVQRLAPVFKTLAPENGWAHVGGVGAGHYVKMVHNGIEYSMMQGYAEGFELMAKSEYKLDLARVADLWMHGSVVRSWLLELAAGALKQDPKLEHLKGYVQDSGEGRWMIADAIEKDVPVPTLTTALFTRFRSRQDESFAEKMLAALRNAFGGHAVRR, encoded by the coding sequence ATGGAACTGGGATTTGTCGGCTTAGGCAAAATGGGCATGAACATGGTCATCCGTCTGCGGCGCGATCAGCATCGCCTGGTCGTCTATGATCGATCCACCGAGCTGATTCAACAGGGTGAAGGCCACGGATGTGTCGGATCGTCATCCCTTGCCGACCTCGTGAGTAAGCTCAGCGCACCACGTGCCGTTTGGATCATGGTTCCGTCGGGCGCACCCACGGAAGAAACCGTGTCGTCCGTTGCTGCGCTGTTGAGCCCCGGTGACACCATCATTGACGGAGGAAATACTCGGTTTCACGACGATGTGCGGCGTGCCGCCGAGCTCAAGAACAAGGGTCTGCACTATGTGGACGCCGGGACCAGCGGCGGCATTTGGGGGCTGACGATCGGATACTGCCTGATGATCGGCGGCGAAGAATCGGTCGTCCAGCGGCTTGCCCCGGTCTTCAAGACTCTCGCTCCGGAAAACGGCTGGGCCCACGTCGGAGGCGTCGGTGCCGGACACTATGTCAAGATGGTCCACAACGGCATTGAGTACAGCATGATGCAGGGCTATGCGGAAGGGTTTGAGTTGATGGCGAAGAGCGAGTACAAACTGGACTTAGCACGAGTCGCCGACCTCTGGATGCATGGGAGCGTTGTCCGATCCTGGCTCCTGGAGCTCGCCGCAGGCGCACTCAAACAAGACCCCAAACTGGAGCACCTGAAAGGCTATGTCCAAGATTCCGGCGAGGGCCGCTGGATGATTGCCGACGCCATCGAGAAGGATGTGCCGGTTCCGACCTTAACCACGGCCCTGTTTACTCGGTTTCGCTCACGGCAAGACGAATCGTTTGCAGAAAAGATGCTGGCGGCTCTCCGGAATGCCTTCGGAGGTCACGCCGTACGGCGGTGA
- a CDS encoding aminotransferase class I/II-fold pyridoxal phosphate-dependent enzyme, with protein MIDLRSDTVTKPTDEMRKAMARAEVGDDVYGEDPTVNRLQDMAANMLGKRFALFVPSGTMANQLAIRSQTQPGQEIIVDSKSHIVRYEQGAAGALAGVQLHWIYGERGVMSAEQVEAAIRPNDPHNVTTALICLENTHNAGGGTIYPLSTIERIRAIAVRHGIPMHLDGARLFNAVAATTLPPTVYAQHFETVSICLSKGLGAPVGSLLLSNDQQVIDRARRFRRMYGGAMRQAGIIAAAGIYALERHVPRLKTDHEHAKKLARLLQQIPTIQIVPQHVETNIIIFDIIDERRTSTELVTALKEQGVLINALGGNTYRAVTHLNIAAKQIDEAAGIFTKVLSR; from the coding sequence ATGATCGACCTTCGGAGCGACACCGTCACCAAACCAACGGACGAGATGCGGAAAGCCATGGCGCGTGCCGAGGTCGGTGATGACGTCTATGGAGAAGACCCCACCGTCAATCGTCTTCAGGATATGGCAGCGAACATGCTCGGCAAGCGTTTCGCACTCTTCGTCCCGTCCGGCACGATGGCGAATCAACTCGCCATCCGATCACAGACCCAGCCGGGACAGGAAATTATCGTGGACAGCAAGAGTCACATCGTCCGTTACGAGCAAGGGGCTGCGGGCGCGTTGGCGGGCGTGCAACTCCATTGGATCTACGGTGAGCGCGGCGTCATGTCTGCAGAGCAGGTCGAAGCGGCTATTCGACCGAACGATCCCCACAACGTCACGACAGCGCTCATTTGCCTTGAGAACACACATAACGCCGGAGGCGGCACGATTTATCCGCTCTCCACCATCGAGCGAATCCGTGCCATCGCCGTCCGGCATGGAATCCCCATGCACCTCGACGGAGCACGGCTGTTCAACGCCGTCGCCGCCACGACGCTGCCGCCGACGGTGTATGCCCAACACTTTGAAACCGTGTCGATCTGTTTATCGAAAGGCCTCGGGGCTCCGGTCGGATCCCTCTTGCTCTCAAACGACCAACAGGTCATCGATCGCGCGCGCCGCTTCCGTCGGATGTATGGCGGCGCCATGCGCCAGGCCGGCATCATCGCCGCCGCCGGGATCTACGCGCTCGAGCGGCATGTCCCCCGTCTGAAGACCGACCATGAACATGCGAAGAAACTTGCACGCCTGCTGCAACAAATTCCCACGATCCAAATTGTCCCTCAGCACGTGGAGACCAATATTATCATTTTTGACATCATCGACGAGCGCCGCACGTCCACTGAGCTGGTGACTGCGCTCAAAGAGCAGGGCGTCCTCATCAATGCGCTGGGTGGAAACACGTACCGAGCGGTGACCCATCTGAACATCGCCGCGAAACAGATCGACGAAGCCGCCGGCATCTTTACCAAAGTCCTCTCGCGGTGA
- a CDS encoding MFS transporter, whose protein sequence is MAESDTPRLTRCAEWLGAEREELVPLAWAFAYFFCLLCGYSILRPVRDEMAIEGGLHNLPWMMSGTFLTMLCVTPLFGWLSARCSRYRLLLTVYTFFITNLAAFYVVMTSQVSPEWVARGFFVWLSVFNLFIVSIFWSFMADLFTPEQGARLFGVIAAGGSSGALVGPLLTAGLTFIASVPVLMLASAVFLSLCVGCIYRLEQWGRGRSDHHRPQAGDPLGGGFLAGIRLTFSSPYLLGICGYLSLLTMTATFLYLEQTRLVSDYLDQPEARTRLFSSLDFTTNLLTWLTQVFITRRLVSRFGLIAPLLFLPLVSLIGFAGIALWPTLAVYVVFSVLRRMGEYALSKPAREVLFTVVSREEKYKAKNFIDTAISRGGDTSTAWLVTALKAFGATTTHIAWAVVPLMGVWAWLATMLAREEKRRSAST, encoded by the coding sequence ATGGCCGAATCTGATACACCACGTCTGACTCGCTGCGCCGAGTGGCTCGGAGCTGAACGGGAAGAGCTTGTTCCCTTGGCCTGGGCGTTCGCCTATTTTTTCTGTCTCCTCTGCGGGTATTCCATTCTCCGTCCCGTTCGTGACGAAATGGCTATTGAAGGGGGGTTGCACAATCTTCCCTGGATGATGTCCGGAACCTTCCTGACCATGCTCTGCGTCACGCCGCTGTTCGGATGGCTGTCGGCGCGCTGTTCACGCTATCGGCTGCTGTTGACCGTCTACACCTTTTTCATCACCAATCTGGCGGCCTTCTATGTGGTCATGACGAGTCAGGTGTCACCGGAGTGGGTGGCCCGTGGATTTTTTGTCTGGTTGTCGGTCTTCAATCTGTTCATCGTGTCGATCTTCTGGAGTTTCATGGCCGATTTGTTTACCCCGGAGCAGGGTGCCAGGCTGTTCGGAGTCATCGCGGCAGGTGGAAGCAGCGGGGCTCTGGTCGGCCCGCTCCTGACGGCGGGTCTCACCTTCATAGCTTCGGTTCCTGTGCTCATGTTGGCGTCAGCGGTCTTTCTGTCCCTCTGCGTGGGTTGCATCTACCGGCTTGAACAATGGGGGCGTGGACGGTCCGACCATCATCGGCCCCAAGCGGGTGACCCGCTTGGGGGAGGGTTCCTTGCCGGGATTCGCCTGACCTTCTCCTCGCCGTATTTGCTCGGAATCTGCGGCTACCTGAGTCTTCTCACCATGACCGCTACGTTCCTGTATCTTGAGCAAACGCGCTTGGTCTCCGACTATCTCGACCAGCCGGAGGCCCGCACGCGGCTCTTTTCTTCGCTGGATTTTACAACCAATCTACTCACGTGGTTGACGCAGGTCTTCATCACAAGACGACTGGTCAGCCGATTCGGGTTAATCGCGCCGCTGCTGTTTCTTCCGCTCGTCAGTCTGATCGGATTTGCGGGAATCGCCTTGTGGCCGACCCTTGCGGTCTATGTTGTGTTTTCGGTGTTGCGCCGAATGGGAGAGTACGCGCTCTCAAAACCGGCACGCGAAGTGCTGTTCACGGTCGTCAGTCGTGAAGAAAAGTACAAAGCGAAGAACTTCATCGATACGGCCATCTCACGCGGTGGTGACACGTCGACGGCCTGGCTCGTGACGGCCTTGAAAGCCTTTGGCGCGACGACGACTCACATCGCCTGGGCGGTGGTTCCCTTGATGGGAGTTTGGGCCTGGTTGGCTACCATGCTGGCCCGAGAAGAAAAGCGTCGGTCGGCATCTACCTGA